GATATTTACAATAACGAGATTGTGAATTTGAAATGAGCCTCAAGCTTGAACAGAACATGAAATAAATGTCTATCGCTTGTTCTTCCATCGCCtaatatgaaaaagaaagaatatcgCGTGTAATATAAGAGAAAGGGAAGTGTGCGGGTGAAAAGAAGGGATAAAAGCAGAGAAGCAAAAATAGAAAAGGGAGAAACGCAAGACCACATCACACCCCAATAGGAACAGTTGAACTTCTTGTCTGAATGCATTGTGCTGTTTGTTGTAGCCACGCAAGAAAATCGTCAAGCAGATTACCACTGCCAAACAGAGAATAACGTGCCGGGCAATCAGCAGGGTGTCTTCCTCTCTCCCTGTCCGCCTCCATTTTGGACCCCCGACAGTGGTTGGTGGGGTTACTACCCTCTTCCATATGCTGGTGCCGCGAACGAATCTTACCCTTATCATCCTGATAACACTGCCTATGTATACTTTCCTATTTACAATCAAAATTACCCACTTTATCCACCTTATCCACAGTATGATCCGATGAATAATAAAAACGCATATTCTGGTGTTTACCCACCTTATATCGTCCCAGTTGCTCCACAGAACAATAACAATTGCAATAACAATTGTGAACAGGTCTGTGGCGATGTGATAGTAGCAAAAATTCACTCAACGAATATTACAGATATTGCAGATATTGCAGAGAATATTCAGGAAAATAATGGAGGAAACAAAGCACTGGAAAGTAAAATTACCAAGGAGAACGATGATAATACAAATGGTCTTCTGCAATGGGAGAAGGTGAACAGCGTGTCACGAACTGCGAGCAATAACAGCAAAGACAGTGACTGTACTACTGCGATGAATATCACCGATGAAGAGGAGATTCCTGGTGAAATAATCGTGTCAGAGGTAGACGAGGATGACAAGAATTCTAACAGACCTGAGACGAAATCTTGCCCCAATGGAAGTCTCAATGTCAACGTTCCAAACTATACTTACATCGACACGAGTGACTCCAGCGACTCCACTGACACGGAATCGCAATCTGACAACGAGTCCATCATCGAATCGTCTAAAGGTAGCAGAGATTCTGATGATTCTTCTTCTGATAGCGACGACTCTGATTCTTATTTAGCGTATTCTACGGGACTGAATGCTCATGGCAGGTTAGAAAACGACGATGAGAGGAATTCGACTAAAAATAGCTCCAGCAAAGAATCTTGCAACGAGGACGAAAATTCTGAATCATCCTGTAAGAACAATATCGATTCTGGAACAGATGTTGAGCAACGAGTGGAGGAGAACGTGGAGGAGAACGTGGAGGATAACGCGCAGACCAGCGCGTTTCCTCATCAGCTGAGCGTGATTTACGAGGACGTGGAGCGTCCAGATTCTGAGAGTCCTAGACCCCGAGAGCCTAGAAGTGTGAAAGACTGGAACGAGACGCCTTTCGAAGCCATTGACGACCCTCCTGATGATACTGACGCGCCAACAGTCAGCGTGAGTCTGCCATTGAGATTTAAATTTTCTGTATCTGAAAATAACGAAGATGTGACCACAGTGATTGTTGGAGACAGCACGATCAAGCCTGAGAGAGGTTATAGCAAGGAAGAAAGCAGAAAGTCGAAGGTCCAAGACAGTAAAAGTCAGATGGAGAAGGCTAATGAGGTGTCCGCGGATTTTGTAGTGAAGAATGACACTACTGTGGATTTTGTAGTTAAAAAGAAGAGTTTCGACAGCAAACAAAAGAGCAGGGATCATTCTAATGAAAGGACGAAGGAGGAAACGACAGAGAGTAAGGTGAAAGAGGACGAAGATCCTGTGGTACCCCATGTGAATTTTACTTTGAGGAAGATTCCTACTAGGTTTGGTAAAATCAATTGCGAGGAGACTGTGGAGACAGAGTTCACGATTAGGAGAAAGACGAGCGTGAAGAAGGAAGAAGACAGGACGAACAAGGGTCAAGAAGAACGCGCGAATATGAAAAGTAACGATGATTCTGTGAACAGACAGAATAAAGAAAGTAATTGCACTCACGTTGCGACAGTGAAGGGCATTGGTTCAGAGACGCGTGACTTCAACAGAAACATCCTGAAACCTGAAGTGATCGTCTCTGAGTTTAACTTGGCAGAGGAATCTTCGCAACACAACAAGGAGCCTTCTGACAAGTTCCAAAATACAGACTCGAAGATGAAACGAATGGATAAGCCTGAAGGAAACGGTGACCTGTTGAAAAAAAGCGAAGACGAGGTGGGCATTGAAGAGAAAAGAAGCAAAGAGTCGAAGCACCTGTTGAGCGTGCAGAATTCTCGAGAAGAGACGGACGACGAAGATAGCGGCGTCACCTCGGACATGAGTCGCATGATCTCTGAAGTGGACACAGACTCAGAATGCACGTCGTCGAAAAACATGAGAAAGTATCAGAGGACTCAAACTCACTCcagattgttcaggcttctaaACGACGACTCGATCCTCCTAGAAGATACAGAGAAAACCAATGAATCTTCCTCGACTGAAAAGTACCTTAGCCTACCTCTGAAGAGCAACGCCTTCAATTACGACGAGAATTATTGTTCCAATTACTCTAGCGGCGTGACATCTCCAGAATATTCACCGATCTGTGAACAATCGTGGAAGAGACTTCACGACGCGGACAATTCAAGGTTACCGGATCAAAATGGCGACGTGTTTCGTCAAGGTCGAATTTCCTGCAAGGAGGACCCGTACTATCAAGCTTGGAAAACTGCGAAACCTTCGGCACCATCGTTGGATCACGACGTGGTGCCATCGTTGGCTTTCAAGGTCCTGGAAAGTAGAAGGCCATTATGGTCGTACAAGGTGAACGTGCTTTGTCCACGGATTAAAAGTACGAAAAGCGTGCCACAGACGTTGCGAACGAACAAACAGACCAACTCGATGGTGTCATCCTGTCCAAATTCCTCGCCCTTCCAAGCTAACCTAAAAAGTGACCATTGCTGATGGCCCGGGGCAGAATGAGGCCGCGTTTGGCCGCGAGCAACCGGTCCACGGACGAGCCTCGCGCAACTTTTCTCTAGATTCGCAAGACTGGGCTGACTATGCCCGGGGGGCTACAGGCTACGTGGTTTTTTTTTCTATCGGTACATATCGTTTGCATATATTTATCTATTCGCATTTTCTTCCtgatttttttttgtatattttgtttattttactttatttatttatttatttttttttgtttatattcTCTTCTATCGTTCTAGtgtttttttctacttttttttgtctttgtttcttcttctttttctattctACTCGTGTGTTTCGTTTGCTGTCGAACGGACACCGATCTTCTACACGGgtgtaattgtttttatttattaatttttttatctgtTTATTTCCTTGTCAATTTTCTTCACTCCGCGAACGAATCGATCCTGTCAGCCGTGACTCggagttttctttttatttatttttctctttgtttgCTCTTTGCTGAGGTTTGTCACTAACCAGCCGCCTCTGGTCCAAACAATGCGATTCTAGTTTGTCTTCTCTCCTTGATCAATATTAACGCTTCGTATGTCTTGTTTTTATCGTTTTTCTGTTATCCTTTTGCAAGTGAATTGGCAGCACCTTTCCACTGCTACgtcttcttcgttcttctttaCCATCGGTGGGTATCAATGATCTATAAAGAACGAGACCAATGATAAATCATTATCTACAAAGATGTTCTCGCGGAACTTTTCCATAGAGAAAACGTTAAGATAAGCAGACAAAATTCATTGTCAGTGTTTCATTTCAGAGTGCAAAAGAACGATTGCCGAAAGGAAGACGATGTGATTTACGTTCGTAATCTTTGCAGAGTGTGATTTCACGCAGGCTTGCCTCATGATTCGACCCACAACTGCATTATGttgcgaataaaaatattccatgcATGCTTGATTGCGTGATCGACTGTATCCTGTGAATAACGCAAATCGTTTCCTGTTTTAATAATCCTGAAGAGGGTGTTCTGAGTTacaatgttctaaaacagcgttcttgtgattttttttagaagagaaaggaagaaatgaaGTTACTGGATTTTGAGGTATAGTTTTgcatatattttacgaatacaaaataattctttttaaagtaaaaagattAATTGTAACAGATTTCTAACCCTATTTATACACGGATGTCTTGTCGCTGCAATCTTCAATCGACGAGAAAGATGCAGCTCGTAATTGTTGAGTGAAacgaaaaaccaaaaaaggatcaaattattatatatttctctcCTGGGTGAACCAAAGGAAGGCagaaaaaagtttatttaaataatcgttataataataattgtaaaatttatatcttttttaaaaaacACATCTTTTTTTAAACTCGCCAAAagttttaatttcacatttttctctGCCTTTGTTTAATTCattcagaagaaaaatatataataatttgatcCTTTTTTAGTTTTGtgtttcagtcaagaattacaAGCTGGATCTTTCCTACCGACTGAAAACAGCAGCCCATGAAACAGGCATAGAAATctgttacaatttattttttcacctaaaaaaaaatttctttgtattcgttaaatatatataaaaccgcagctcaaaattcaataagttcgtttctttcattcctttccaaaaaaaaaatcacaaggAATGCCGTTGTAGAACGTTCTAATTCAGGACAGCCCCTGAATACGCACGCCATGCATGCACGATGCATTTGTCTGTTGTATATTGTGCCATCAGTTGGAAGCGCGACGATTATTTCGCGATTTATCGGATCGATACGATTGTTTGGATTTATGAAATCCAGAGGCAGAACGAGTCGTAAGTAAATTAACGCCTCGATGATCGATAGTTAATAGAGCTACTTACTGAAATAATCCATGCTCTGAACGAATAATAATCAGCGTCATTCGTTGCTTTTAATTAGCATTT
The sequence above is a segment of the Bombus terrestris chromosome 18, iyBomTerr1.2, whole genome shotgun sequence genome. Coding sequences within it:
- the LOC100650582 gene encoding uncharacterized protein LOC100650582 isoform X1, with translation MSTSTFVGNSDGLVTGLCPVPPPPPPPPPVPGQVPAMRINTIEAPVTRRPQMANNDVYEPPAAIQNAMLTKDKKPFTYTPGMGGKLDLSQIRSPRMARRVAKNANDEGIEGPPKSALEPKPTPTQNTGANLFVQPQVAIPVFPTNVPVQPSVNRTPSTPPANKIQPTTPEKQPESPKHVTKVETKVIPTMAVQPNTPESPSTPTQVTLTKAPTPWLQNKNKPQEELPEWAKRSSVNKQQSTSSSSPDSPTSPPVYAPSIQQTQQQSPQWQQTQQRQQSIQQRPQSQPLQPTQQRPSQIQQPQQYQYQQPQQFNQQQKRPFSSPSATQQVHPTQTQERMIPIRIEDRPSVFDVKPEPGHHQFKQASPHHQQRWGQPTQNQVQNQAQNQVQNQVQNQVQNQIQNQMPQQSTGGGYIIPIMIEGSDKKPAGIPTSNTSYSQPILRNNASNAENQNQKVMAQRIIPVQVQQSDSGPVQSRSFRVLQKITDTDSTNDVDTEQMRKLQLSEDDRILMNKFKEQIDNESSLHHEEDPRYRGGAIPSRAFRFLQTMTESGDAPAVNTTSRPPSAINKKQNRNSKTFEETQANLPPSEQQVPEPKKYMGSAIPSRSFRILQAMTAPESVATQENRQADYHCQTENNVPGNQQGVFLSPCPPPFWTPDSGWWGYYPLPYAGAANESYPYHPDNTAYVYFPIYNQNYPLYPPYPQYDPMNNKNAYSGVYPPYIVPVAPQNNNNCNNNCEQVCGDVIVAKIHSTNITDIADIAENIQENNGGNKALESKITKENDDNTNGLLQWEKVNSVSRTASNNSKDSDCTTAMNITDEEEIPGEIIVSEVDEDDKNSNRPETKSCPNGSLNVNVPNYTYIDTSDSSDSTDTESQSDNESIIESSKGSRDSDDSSSDSDDSDSYLAYSTGLNAHGRLENDDERNSTKNSSSKESCNEDENSESSCKNNIDSGTDVEQRVEENVEENVEDNAQTSAFPHQLSVIYEDVERPDSESPRPREPRSVKDWNETPFEAIDDPPDDTDAPTVSVSLPLRFKFSVSENNEDVTTVIVGDSTIKPERGYSKEESRKSKVQDSKSQMEKANEVSADFVVKNDTTVDFVVKKKSFDSKQKSRDHSNERTKEETTESKVKEDEDPVVPHVNFTLRKIPTRFGKINCEETVETEFTIRRKTSVKKEEDRTNKGQEERANMKSNDDSVNRQNKESNCTHVATVKGIGSETRDFNRNILKPEVIVSEFNLAEESSQHNKEPSDKFQNTDSKMKRMDKPEGNGDLLKKSEDEVGIEEKRSKESKHLLSVQNSREETDDEDSGVTSDMSRMISEVDTDSECTSSKNMRKYQRTQTHSRLFRLLNDDSILLEDTEKTNESSSTEKYLSLPLKSNAFNYDENYCSNYSSGVTSPEYSPICEQSWKRLHDADNSRLPDQNGDVFRQGRISCKEDPYYQAWKTAKPSAPSLDHDVVPSLAFKVLESRRPLWSYKVLMRRITEQGRVPPSETWHC
- the LOC100650582 gene encoding uncharacterized protein LOC100650582 isoform X2 — protein: MAPVTRRPQMANNDVYEPPAAIQNAMLTKDKKPFTYTPGMGGKLDLSQIRSPRMARRVAKNANDEGIEGPPKSALEPKPTPTQNTGANLFVQPQVAIPVFPTNVPVQPSVNRTPSTPPANKIQPTTPEKQPESPKHVTKVETKVIPTMAVQPNTPESPSTPTQVTLTKAPTPWLQNKNKPQEELPEWAKRSSVNKQQSTSSSSPDSPTSPPVYAPSIQQTQQQSPQWQQTQQRQQSIQQRPQSQPLQPTQQRPSQIQQPQQYQYQQPQQFNQQQKRPFSSPSATQQVHPTQTQERMIPIRIEDRPSVFDVKPEPGHHQFKQASPHHQQRWGQPTQNQVQNQAQNQVQNQVQNQVQNQIQNQMPQQSTGGGYIIPIMIEGSDKKPAGIPTSNTSYSQPILRNNASNAENQNQKVMAQRIIPVQVQQSDSGPVQSRSFRVLQKITDTDSTNDVDTEQMRKLQLSEDDRILMNKFKEQIDNESSLHHEEDPRYRGGAIPSRAFRFLQTMTESGDAPAVNTTSRPPSAINKKQNRNSKTFEETQANLPPSEQQVPEPKKYMGSAIPSRSFRILQAMTAPESVATQENRQADYHCQTENNVPGNQQGVFLSPCPPPFWTPDSGWWGYYPLPYAGAANESYPYHPDNTAYVYFPIYNQNYPLYPPYPQYDPMNNKNAYSGVYPPYIVPVAPQNNNNCNNNCEQVCGDVIVAKIHSTNITDIADIAENIQENNGGNKALESKITKENDDNTNGLLQWEKVNSVSRTASNNSKDSDCTTAMNITDEEEIPGEIIVSEVDEDDKNSNRPETKSCPNGSLNVNVPNYTYIDTSDSSDSTDTESQSDNESIIESSKGSRDSDDSSSDSDDSDSYLAYSTGLNAHGRLENDDERNSTKNSSSKESCNEDENSESSCKNNIDSGTDVEQRVEENVEENVEDNAQTSAFPHQLSVIYEDVERPDSESPRPREPRSVKDWNETPFEAIDDPPDDTDAPTVSVSLPLRFKFSVSENNEDVTTVIVGDSTIKPERGYSKEESRKSKVQDSKSQMEKANEVSADFVVKNDTTVDFVVKKKSFDSKQKSRDHSNERTKEETTESKVKEDEDPVVPHVNFTLRKIPTRFGKINCEETVETEFTIRRKTSVKKEEDRTNKGQEERANMKSNDDSVNRQNKESNCTHVATVKGIGSETRDFNRNILKPEVIVSEFNLAEESSQHNKEPSDKFQNTDSKMKRMDKPEGNGDLLKKSEDEVGIEEKRSKESKHLLSVQNSREETDDEDSGVTSDMSRMISEVDTDSECTSSKNMRKYQRTQTHSRLFRLLNDDSILLEDTEKTNESSSTEKYLSLPLKSNAFNYDENYCSNYSSGVTSPEYSPICEQSWKRLHDADNSRLPDQNGDVFRQGRISCKEDPYYQAWKTAKPSAPSLDHDVVPSLAFKVLESRRPLWSYKVLMRRITEQGRVPPSETWHC